A single Atribacterota bacterium DNA region contains:
- a CDS encoding C69 family dipeptidase, with protein sequence MKANKIIILTAIVVLATAFLGTTGMADQNWDPEFDDLGCTIVAVGKDATVNGTAMITHNDDSSSADYRLWIIPAMDWPEGSMRDIVVGGHDYVDYSNWPDVDYGDKAFVMDQTPQVEHTYAYFHSRYSFMNEMGVAMGESTFNVNTSMPLGEEKRRIMRDESTGLVDCWLAQDIALERATTAREAVRIMGDLIEEFQWIDQGGETINITDGDEVWIMEAYGLDIWCAVRIPNDHFFVAANRARIRDVDLDDEENVMHSPNLVSFAIDQGWYDPDSGEPFSPADVYAPDNGLYASRREWRALKLVAPSLDIHPDDEYFPFSVKPEKKLSVHDIFKIKGDYYKGTDYDISTGPAAGPFGDPLKYPNTPGHNERAINIMRTCYVHIGEVDPNLPAPFKGISWYGYGAPDTSYITPLWPIMTELPEGYQIGSRYEDFDRDSYWWTNTYVQEMTQFKYNEAIEELYKFRDPKLESLYKMTPIIQKAAAELYETDQEAAIQMITDYAYSNAMRWHQDWLALGDRFFSDYWTLNTRTTPEWFDKVSALWAAENMPKIGRRDGEPTLDELPICQ encoded by the coding sequence ATGAAAGCAAATAAAATAATAATCCTAACAGCTATAGTGGTTTTAGCAACAGCCTTTTTAGGTACAACTGGAATGGCTGATCAGAATTGGGACCCTGAATTTGATGATCTGGGTTGTACTATTGTGGCAGTTGGTAAGGATGCTACTGTTAATGGTACAGCAATGATTACCCATAATGACGATTCTTCCAGTGCAGATTACCGTTTATGGATAATACCGGCAATGGATTGGCCGGAAGGTTCTATGAGAGATATCGTAGTTGGTGGACATGATTATGTCGATTATAGCAATTGGCCGGATGTTGACTACGGGGATAAAGCTTTTGTTATGGATCAAACACCACAAGTTGAACATACCTATGCTTATTTTCACTCCCGCTATTCCTTTATGAACGAAATGGGTGTAGCTATGGGTGAATCTACATTTAATGTGAATACGAGTATGCCTCTTGGTGAAGAAAAAAGACGCATAATGCGCGACGAAAGCACAGGACTTGTTGATTGCTGGTTAGCTCAGGATATTGCATTAGAAAGAGCAACAACCGCCCGGGAAGCAGTTCGTATTATGGGTGATTTGATAGAAGAATTTCAGTGGATAGATCAGGGCGGCGAAACTATCAATATTACTGATGGTGATGAAGTATGGATAATGGAAGCTTATGGTCTTGATATCTGGTGTGCAGTTAGAATACCTAATGATCATTTCTTTGTAGCAGCCAATAGAGCCAGAATAAGAGATGTTGACCTGGATGATGAAGAAAATGTTATGCACTCACCTAATTTGGTTTCCTTTGCAATAGATCAGGGTTGGTATGATCCTGATTCAGGTGAACCATTTAGTCCTGCTGATGTATATGCTCCGGACAATGGTCTTTACGCTTCCAGGAGAGAATGGAGAGCTTTAAAATTAGTAGCACCTTCATTAGATATTCATCCTGATGATGAGTATTTCCCATTTTCTGTAAAACCGGAGAAGAAACTCTCAGTACATGATATCTTTAAAATTAAAGGTGACTACTATAAAGGTACTGATTACGATATTTCTACCGGACCTGCTGCAGGGCCATTTGGCGATCCTTTGAAATACCCCAACACTCCAGGACATAATGAAAGAGCTATCAATATTATGAGAACATGTTATGTTCATATTGGTGAAGTTGACCCTAATCTCCCTGCTCCTTTCAAAGGAATCAGCTGGTATGGTTACGGTGCACCTGATACTTCCTATATTACACCTCTTTGGCCGATTATGACGGAATTACCGGAAGGTTACCAGATTGGTTCACGTTATGAAGATTTTGACAGAGATTCTTACTGGTGGACAAATACTTATGTTCAGGAAATGACTCAATTTAAATACAATGAAGCCATTGAAGAACTCTACAAATTCCGTGATCCTAAGTTGGAATCTTTGTATAAGATGACACCAATTATCCAAAAAGCAGCAGCAGAGCTTTATGAAACTGACCAGGAAGCAGCAATCCAGATGATTACCGATTATGCATACAGTAACGCTATGCGCTGGCATCAAGACTGGTTGGCACTAGGTGACCGTTTCTTCAGTGATTACTGGACTTTAAATACAAGAACAACACCTGAGTGGTTTGACAAGGTTTCTGCTTTATGGGCAGCTGAAAATATGCCTAAAATAGGAAGAAGAGATGGAGAACCAACTCTGGATGAATTGCCAATATGCCAATAA
- a CDS encoding succinylglutamate desuccinylase/aspartoacylase family protein — MNNVFVRRLIILAVILVITFFGGKELWDIRHFKQSIVVSEDFTEKVMLSDYFDGIKDTWVDTPVYIYDSGNPGGTMLWMGGTHPYEPATMVAAYVAAENIKIDKGKIFLVPVANRSAWSMGDYGFGYPSYFTLEGDWGEKKFRIGARNTNQLDQFPDPFTYIHYPSRQNLAYEDIRNLNRTYPGYPTGSLTERLSFAFMELIRNENIDLVIDMHEASLMYPVVSTFVAHQDADDLAMMAAMNLSAEQFPMKTETSPRGLRGLTHREIGDYSDALVVLMETAEPFIDRVASKLTEELMVEGKCEFLQTASEQGLLFCDPPYDIEFGKPIWYRVGRHLSSTMEVIKQMEFFYPEKEIQVEFPTYFDLEEHDIMHFLHNPETSDADRLFYQ; from the coding sequence ATGAATAATGTTTTTGTAAGAAGATTGATTATTTTAGCTGTAATATTAGTTATTACCTTTTTCGGAGGTAAAGAACTATGGGATATACGTCACTTTAAGCAATCCATTGTGGTTTCTGAAGATTTCACAGAAAAAGTTATGCTAAGTGATTATTTTGATGGTATTAAGGATACATGGGTCGATACCCCTGTTTATATCTATGATTCGGGTAATCCGGGTGGAACGATGTTATGGATGGGTGGCACACATCCATATGAACCTGCTACCATGGTTGCTGCTTATGTCGCTGCTGAAAATATAAAGATTGATAAAGGTAAAATATTTTTAGTACCGGTTGCCAATAGAAGTGCCTGGAGTATGGGTGACTATGGGTTTGGTTATCCTTCCTACTTTACCTTAGAAGGTGATTGGGGTGAGAAAAAATTCCGTATTGGAGCCAGAAATACTAACCAGTTAGACCAATTCCCTGACCCGTTTACTTATATTCATTATCCATCGAGACAGAACCTGGCTTATGAAGATATTCGTAATTTAAACAGGACTTATCCGGGATACCCGACTGGCAGTTTAACAGAAAGACTATCTTTTGCCTTTATGGAGTTGATAAGAAATGAAAACATTGATTTGGTTATTGACATGCATGAAGCATCACTTATGTACCCGGTAGTAAGCACTTTTGTTGCCCACCAGGATGCTGATGATCTTGCTATGATGGCTGCAATGAACCTGAGTGCAGAACAGTTTCCAATGAAAACAGAGACTTCTCCAAGAGGATTGCGCGGTCTTACTCACAGAGAAATTGGTGATTACAGTGATGCATTAGTAGTTCTGATGGAAACAGCTGAACCTTTTATCGATAGAGTTGCCAGTAAACTTACTGAAGAATTAATGGTAGAAGGAAAATGTGAATTCTTGCAGACTGCCTCAGAACAGGGCTTATTGTTTTGTGACCCTCCGTATGATATAGAATTTGGAAAACCGATATGGTACAGGGTAGGAAGGCATCTTTCATCTACAATGGAAGTTATAAAACAAATGGAATTCTTTTATCCGGAAAAGGAGATACAAGTAGAATTTCCTACGTATTTTGACTTAGAAGAACATGATATAATGCATTTTTTACATAACCCGGAAACTTCTGATGCTGATAGGTTATTCTATCAGTAA